TGAATCTGTGCGAGTGATGGCAAATTCTTTACGCGCATATGGAGAGCTTCCCTTGAGTGCCATGTCAGCGAGTGCCTTTCCTATCATTGGCACGAACTTCATGGCCCATCCGGCTGTGAAGACGACTACACTGTCTTTGGCTCCGCCGTTGAGATACTTTTCAGGGACAAAGTCCAGAACAAACATGTTGTCTACAAGCCGAATTAGCAAGTCTCGTCATCAATCCATGCATACGAATATACGCACCAAACACATTGGTCTGCAGGCAACTCGATGTCAACGCAGGAATGGTAGCATCAACGTTGACACAATGATTGCGGATAAACTCTTGTGTATCAGCAATATCCTCCGGGTTAATAGTGCTTGTAAGTCTCTCGTTGGGATCCTTGATCCGCCGGGTGGCCGCATCCACGGCAATGCGAGCAAGATTCGGAGGGCCCCATGGAAGTGCTGGAAAGCCATAGAAGAGCTGTGATCTGCCGTTCTTATCGGGTGCAAACTGGAACCACATGCCTGGTTGATGGAGTTAACTCATACACTCCTAACTCACGGAAGAAATGGGTCAAGCCACATACTAGGGAATATTGTTCCTTTGGGTCCTGCATTGCAGTTAAAATAAGAAAACACCATTTCCCAGATATCGAGGTCGAGAGAGATGTCGAAGCTCGGCTTAAGAACATGGTTCACGTAGGCACCAGAGGCGATAAtgatcttctttgccttgaaGACCGCCTCTTCGGTCTCATGACGAACAGCGTGAACATCCCAGGCGTAATGAGAATGTTTAGAAGGCTTGATAGCCTGGACTTTGGTATGCTGTTTCGCAGTGGCACCATAGTCCAGTGACAATTTATACAGCGTCCTCAACAGAAGCTGGACATTGATGACGCCGTTGTCTGGCGCGAAGAGACCAATGTACTTTGGGTCGAGGTTCTTGAACGGGTAGCGTGCCTCGATCTCCTTAGCAGATACTATGAGACGATAGATTAGCACTCGGGGGCATACCGTCGTTCGCATACATGCCACAACTTACACTCTTGATAAGTCATCCCCAGTCGGTCCAGGTTAGCAATTGGCCCCAACAAAGTTCCTGTTCAAATTGTGAGACAAAATGGTCAAAAACAATGTTATTTTGGGAAGATTTCATACCTTCAGGTGTATCCCCGCCATAGTCCTTATCGCCAAAGTTGAGGAGGCCGCTCATCCATCGCAATGGCGTACCGGAATCTCTCTCAAGATCATCCCAGAGGGccatggcttctttggcaagaTCGGCCATGTAATCCTCCGTATACCTGAGTTGACGATTAGCTGTGTCTTGTgtagaggagaagaaaagacaaaaattTACTCACATTGTTCGAAACATC
The sequence above is drawn from the Trichoderma breve strain T069 chromosome 5, whole genome shotgun sequence genome and encodes:
- a CDS encoding FAD dependent oxidoreductase domain-containing protein; translation: MSDEIYDVVVIGGGPIGLAAAYEAAKEGAKVVVLEQNNFFNHAGSSNDLARMFRTMYTEDYMADLAKEAMALWDDLERDSGTPLRWMSGLLNFGDKDYGGDTPEGTLLGPIANLDRLGMTYQELSAKEIEARYPFKNLDPKYIGLFAPDNGVINVQLLLRTLYKLSLDYGATAKQHTKVQAIKPSKHSHYAWDVHAVRHETEEAVFKAKKIIIASGAYVNHVLKPSFDISLDLDIWEMVFSYFNCNAGPKGTIFPSMWFQFAPDKNGRSQLFYGFPALPWGPPNLARIAVDAATRRIKDPNERLTSTINPEDIADTQEFIRNHCVNVDATIPALTSSCLQTNVFDNMFVLDFVPEKYLNGGAKDSVVVFTAGWAMKFVPMIGKALADMALKGSSPYARKEFAITRTDSATGKGIIVEGGSENRSVKSSAFVSTHQASGSSFAGLHNTAR